In Mycobacterium stomatepiae, the following are encoded in one genomic region:
- a CDS encoding O-methyltransferase: protein MATTLQDPRVESVLDRMYTETKNQMALLRERHGQLQRPMTTAERTEAMSEFYIPVTPEAGRLLYALVRATRPTTVVEFGMSVGISAIHLAAAVRDNGVGRVVTTELSASKIAAAKKTFAEAGLDDVITILEGDALTTLQGEDGPVQFVLLDGWKDLYLPVIRLLEPRLTTGALVVADNASAPDMAPYLELVRDPANGYTSFNFLVRESDSMEVSCRTND from the coding sequence ATGGCCACAACCTTGCAAGATCCCCGGGTCGAGAGCGTGCTCGACCGGATGTACACCGAGACGAAGAACCAGATGGCACTGCTGCGTGAGCGTCATGGCCAGCTGCAGCGGCCGATGACCACCGCCGAGCGCACCGAGGCGATGAGCGAGTTCTACATCCCGGTGACCCCGGAGGCCGGTCGGCTGCTGTACGCACTGGTCCGGGCGACCCGCCCGACGACGGTTGTCGAGTTCGGAATGTCGGTCGGAATCTCGGCCATTCATCTCGCGGCGGCGGTCCGCGACAACGGCGTCGGGCGCGTGGTCACCACCGAGCTCAGTGCGAGCAAGATTGCCGCAGCGAAGAAGACGTTCGCCGAGGCCGGTCTGGACGACGTGATCACGATTCTCGAAGGCGACGCGCTGACCACGCTCCAGGGCGAGGACGGGCCCGTCCAATTCGTCTTGCTGGACGGCTGGAAGGACCTCTATCTTCCCGTCATCAGGCTGCTCGAACCCCGGCTCACCACAGGCGCTTTGGTGGTCGCAGACAACGCCAGCGCGCCCGACATGGCGCCGTATCTCGAACTCGTGCGTGATCCGGCCAACGGCTACACCAGCTTCAATTTCCTGGTCCGGGAAAGCGACAGCATGGAAGTCAGCTGCCGCACCAACGACTAG
- a CDS encoding L,D-transpeptidase has product MRRGFRYLFVMVAITSLGAVGSGSQAVASVPVPEPTPVIASILPADGAVVGVAHPVVVTFTAPVTDRAAVERSIHVASPSNISGHFEWPEINVVQWVPNQYWPAHSHVSVGIQELTTGFDTGDAFLGVASISGHTFTVSRDGEILRTMPASMGKPARPTPVGSFTALEKQRSVVMDSRTIGIPLSAPDGYKITAQYAVRVTWSGVYVHSAPWSVDSQGHANVSHGCINLSPDNAAWYFNNVNVGDPIQVIA; this is encoded by the coding sequence ATGCGTCGTGGGTTTCGTTATCTATTTGTTATGGTCGCGATCACGAGCTTGGGCGCGGTTGGATCCGGCTCCCAAGCGGTCGCCTCGGTCCCGGTACCCGAACCAACGCCCGTCATTGCCTCGATTTTGCCGGCCGACGGCGCGGTGGTCGGAGTCGCACACCCGGTTGTCGTGACATTCACCGCGCCGGTGACCGACCGTGCCGCGGTCGAACGGTCCATCCATGTGGCTTCGCCGAGCAATATCTCGGGCCACTTCGAGTGGCCCGAGATCAATGTCGTGCAATGGGTTCCGAACCAGTACTGGCCCGCCCACAGCCACGTTTCGGTCGGCATCCAGGAGCTGACAACGGGCTTCGACACCGGCGACGCATTCCTCGGTGTCGCCAGCATCTCCGGCCACACCTTCACCGTCAGTCGAGACGGGGAAATTCTGCGCACGATGCCCGCTTCAATGGGTAAGCCGGCCCGCCCGACACCGGTCGGCAGCTTCACCGCTCTCGAGAAACAACGCAGCGTGGTTATGGATTCGCGGACCATCGGCATCCCGCTGAGCGCCCCCGACGGCTACAAGATCACCGCCCAGTACGCGGTCCGGGTCACCTGGAGCGGCGTTTACGTGCACTCGGCACCCTGGTCGGTCGACTCGCAAGGCCACGCCAACGTCAGCCACGGATGCATCAACCTGAGCCCGGACAACGCCGCGTGGTACTTCAACAACGTCAACGTCGGCGACCCCATCCAGGTCATCGCGTAG
- a CDS encoding NRAMP family divalent metal transporter yields MTLTSTRQNDWSVMDSAHTGDIVGAFGRIGRDDDRALRGWWRRLRTLMVITGPGLIVMVGDNDAGGVATYAQAGQDYGMNLLWTLALLIPVLYVNQEMVLRLGAVARVGHARLIFERFGKFWGAFSVGDLVVLNALTIVTEFIGVALALGFLGCPKIIAVPAAAVLLFAVVAGGSFRRWEALMFLLIAVNVAMIPMVLLVHPSPKVAAAGLVPHFPGGLNSTVLLLVIAIVGTTVAPWQLFFQQSNVVDKRITARWIPYARADLIIGIIVVIAGGTLLMAVTAFGITPSAGEFTDAGAVASGLGHPVGALFAIVLLDGSLIGANAVGLATTYAIGDTMGQRHSLHWKISEAPWFYGGYALLLGASAAVAFSPDHILGLVTQGVQALAGVLLPSATVFLVLLCNDRAILGPWVNTLRQNVVAWAIVWALVLLSLALTATTFFPALSTASLEGGLAVGAAIGVLCCAVAIIGDQWYGDTRVAKLGSPVGRAERRALRRQEQKNWQTPKLSSLERPALSPIHRTGLLILRGYLVLAVVFVVMKLIELGVG; encoded by the coding sequence ATGACTTTGACTTCCACCCGGCAGAATGACTGGTCCGTAATGGATTCCGCACACACCGGCGACATCGTCGGAGCGTTCGGCCGCATCGGCCGAGACGACGACCGCGCGTTGCGTGGCTGGTGGCGGCGGTTACGAACGCTGATGGTCATCACCGGGCCCGGTTTGATTGTCATGGTGGGCGACAACGACGCCGGTGGCGTCGCGACGTACGCGCAAGCCGGTCAGGACTACGGGATGAACCTGCTGTGGACGCTGGCCCTGCTGATCCCGGTGCTGTACGTGAACCAGGAGATGGTGCTGCGATTGGGTGCGGTCGCCCGAGTCGGGCACGCACGCCTGATATTCGAGCGGTTCGGAAAGTTCTGGGGAGCATTCAGCGTCGGCGATCTGGTCGTTCTGAATGCGCTGACAATCGTCACCGAATTCATCGGCGTCGCACTGGCGTTGGGATTCCTGGGCTGCCCGAAGATCATTGCTGTCCCCGCTGCCGCCGTACTCCTTTTCGCCGTGGTGGCCGGGGGCTCGTTCCGGCGCTGGGAAGCGTTGATGTTCCTGCTGATCGCGGTGAACGTCGCGATGATCCCGATGGTGCTGCTGGTGCATCCGAGTCCGAAAGTAGCTGCCGCCGGTCTTGTTCCACACTTCCCGGGCGGACTGAACTCCACCGTCCTGCTTCTGGTCATCGCGATCGTGGGGACCACAGTCGCGCCGTGGCAGTTATTCTTCCAACAGTCCAATGTGGTGGACAAGCGCATCACCGCGCGCTGGATTCCTTACGCGCGAGCGGATTTGATCATCGGGATCATCGTCGTCATCGCCGGGGGGACTCTGCTGATGGCGGTGACCGCCTTCGGTATCACCCCAAGTGCCGGCGAGTTCACCGATGCGGGCGCCGTCGCCAGCGGGCTGGGCCACCCGGTCGGGGCGTTGTTCGCGATCGTCCTGCTCGACGGTTCGCTGATCGGGGCCAACGCAGTCGGACTGGCCACCACCTACGCCATCGGTGACACCATGGGCCAGCGACACTCGCTGCACTGGAAGATCAGCGAGGCGCCATGGTTCTACGGTGGCTATGCGCTGTTGCTCGGGGCGTCGGCCGCGGTGGCGTTCAGCCCCGATCACATCCTAGGGCTGGTCACCCAGGGCGTGCAGGCGCTGGCGGGTGTCTTGTTGCCGTCGGCGACGGTGTTCCTGGTGTTGCTCTGCAATGACCGGGCGATCCTGGGACCGTGGGTGAACACATTGCGGCAGAACGTCGTTGCGTGGGCGATCGTGTGGGCACTGGTGCTGCTGTCGCTGGCCTTGACGGCGACCACATTCTTCCCGGCTCTGTCCACGGCCAGCCTCGAGGGCGGGCTCGCGGTCGGTGCGGCAATCGGCGTACTTTGTTGCGCCGTGGCGATCATCGGCGACCAGTGGTACGGGGACACGCGGGTGGCCAAACTCGGCTCGCCGGTCGGTCGAGCCGAAAGGCGGGCGCTGCGCCGGCAAGAGCAGAAAAACTGGCAGACCCCGAAACTGAGTTCTCTTGAGCGCCCAGCCCTTTCACCTATCCACCGGACCGGACTATTGATCCTGCGCGGCTACCTGGTGCTGGCCGTCGTCTTCGTGGTGATGAAGCTCATCGAGCTTGGCGTCGGCTGA
- the car gene encoding carboxylic acid reductase, with the protein MTSDAKVENGTDASAKVTPRERVAERISRVEATDEQYRNAKPDLALEAAARQPGLRLPQILEMFVEGYGDRPALGRRARELTTDPATGRTNSRLLPRFDTISYRDLWASVRAVATAWRRDEANPVSPGDVVATLGFASPEYLTLDLVTSYLGLVAVPLQHNAAASRLQPIVAEIEPQALATGAGYVDLAVEAALGSTSLRRLVLFDYQPEIDEQRENVERAQAKLVEAGMAVTIETFDELVERGRALPPEPVYTGDTDERLAMIMYTSGSTGLPKGAMQTERMVLKLWTNEMYPEFADVPVINVNFMPLNHVGGRIPLASSFQAGGTSYFVPESDLSTLFDDWNLVRPTEMGMVPRVVEMLYQRYQSAVERLIGQGTEPDEADIQAKAELREQVLGGRVITAFSTTAPLAAEMKTFIESCLDAHVLDGYGQTELGMVYKDGVVVRPPVIDYKLIDVPELGYFHTDKPHPRGELLVKSETAFTGYFKRPDVTANAFDPDGYYRTGDVMAEVEPDHLVYVDRRNNVLKLAQGEFVAVAQLDAVFSGAALVRQAFVYGNSERPYLLAVVVPTLEAEERFAGDPDGLKAALSESLRRTATVAELQSYEIPADFIVESEPFSEDNGLLSGVGKLLRPKLKEHYGARLEELYAELAATRTAELRSLREGAADRPVIDTLTRAAEALLGLPGGPPRPDDQFLDLGGDSLSALTFSNLLQDIFDVEVPVGQIINPAYDLRQLAEYVESERDSGAARPAFSTVHGRGATEARASELTLDKFIDAATLAEAPTLPRATGTAHTVLLTGANGYLGRFLTLEWLERLAERGGKLITIIRGTDAEAAGKRLETVFDSGDPQLLSRYRALAADHLEVVVGDIAEPKLGLDQATWERLARDVDMIVHPAALVNHVLPYDQLFGPNVVGTAELIRLAITTRIKPVTYMSTVAVAFSVDRAKFAEDGDIRTVSAVRPVDDSYANGYANSKWGGEVLLREAHDLCGLPAAVFRSDMILAHSQYAGQLNVPDAFTRLIFSLLVTGIAPSSFYQTDAQGNRVVAHYDGLPADFVAESVTTLGEQTATAGEYRSFDVMNPHDDGISLDVFVDWLIAAGHDIRRLDDHDEWFGRFETALRALPDKQRQQSVLPLLDVYRKPEAPLRGAVQAAKIGADKDIPHLSQQLIEKYVSDLRLLGLV; encoded by the coding sequence ATGACTAGTGACGCGAAGGTCGAGAACGGCACCGATGCGAGTGCGAAGGTCACACCACGGGAACGAGTAGCCGAGCGGATCAGCCGGGTGGAGGCGACCGACGAGCAATACCGCAACGCCAAACCCGATCTCGCGCTCGAGGCAGCGGCCCGCCAACCCGGCCTTCGGCTGCCCCAGATCCTGGAGATGTTCGTCGAAGGCTACGGCGACCGCCCCGCATTGGGGCGGCGTGCCCGCGAGCTGACGACCGATCCCGCTACCGGCCGCACCAACAGCCGGCTGCTGCCCCGATTCGACACGATCAGCTACCGCGATCTGTGGGCCAGCGTCCGCGCGGTCGCCACGGCGTGGCGGCGTGACGAGGCCAACCCGGTGTCCCCGGGTGACGTGGTTGCCACCCTCGGCTTCGCCAGCCCCGAGTACCTGACGCTGGATCTGGTGACCAGCTACCTCGGCCTGGTAGCGGTACCGCTGCAACACAACGCGGCCGCCTCTCGGCTGCAGCCCATCGTTGCCGAAATCGAACCCCAGGCACTGGCCACCGGCGCGGGGTATGTCGACCTCGCCGTCGAGGCGGCGCTGGGTAGCACGTCGTTGCGCCGCCTGGTGCTCTTCGACTACCAGCCCGAGATTGACGAACAGCGGGAGAACGTGGAGCGCGCGCAGGCGAAGCTGGTCGAGGCCGGCATGGCGGTGACCATCGAGACCTTCGACGAATTGGTCGAGCGGGGCCGCGCATTGCCGCCGGAGCCGGTCTACACCGGCGACACCGACGAGCGGCTGGCCATGATCATGTACACCTCAGGCAGCACCGGGCTGCCCAAGGGCGCCATGCAGACCGAACGCATGGTCTTGAAGCTGTGGACCAACGAGATGTACCCGGAATTTGCCGACGTGCCGGTGATCAACGTCAACTTCATGCCGCTCAACCACGTCGGCGGACGCATACCGCTGGCGTCGTCGTTCCAAGCCGGCGGCACCAGCTACTTCGTGCCGGAAAGCGACCTATCGACGTTGTTCGACGACTGGAATCTGGTGCGCCCCACCGAAATGGGCATGGTTCCGCGCGTGGTCGAGATGCTGTACCAGCGCTACCAGAGTGCGGTGGAGCGACTCATCGGGCAGGGCACCGAGCCCGACGAAGCCGATATCCAGGCGAAAGCCGAATTGCGCGAACAGGTTCTGGGGGGCCGGGTAATCACCGCCTTCTCCACCACCGCGCCGCTGGCCGCCGAGATGAAGACCTTCATCGAATCCTGTTTGGACGCACACGTACTCGACGGCTACGGCCAGACCGAATTGGGCATGGTCTACAAGGACGGTGTGGTAGTGCGGCCGCCGGTCATCGATTACAAGCTGATCGATGTGCCCGAATTGGGTTATTTCCACACCGACAAGCCGCATCCGCGCGGCGAGCTGTTGGTGAAGTCGGAGACCGCATTCACCGGATACTTCAAGCGCCCCGACGTGACGGCGAATGCGTTCGACCCGGACGGCTACTACCGCACCGGGGACGTGATGGCCGAGGTGGAACCCGATCACCTTGTCTATGTCGACCGGCGCAACAATGTATTGAAGTTGGCACAAGGCGAATTCGTCGCGGTGGCACAACTGGATGCGGTCTTCAGCGGCGCCGCCCTGGTACGGCAGGCCTTCGTCTACGGCAACAGCGAACGGCCGTACCTGTTGGCCGTCGTGGTCCCGACTCTCGAGGCCGAGGAACGATTCGCCGGTGATCCCGACGGCCTCAAGGCCGCGCTGAGCGAATCCCTGCGCCGCACCGCCACAGTTGCGGAGCTGCAGTCCTACGAAATCCCCGCGGACTTCATCGTCGAGTCCGAACCGTTCAGCGAAGACAACGGCCTGCTGTCGGGCGTCGGAAAGCTGTTGCGGCCCAAGCTCAAGGAGCACTACGGTGCCCGGCTCGAAGAGCTCTACGCCGAACTCGCCGCCACCCGGACGGCCGAGTTGCGCTCGCTGCGCGAAGGCGCGGCGGACCGGCCGGTGATAGATACCCTGACGCGCGCCGCCGAGGCGCTGTTGGGGTTGCCCGGCGGCCCGCCGCGGCCGGATGACCAATTCCTGGACTTGGGCGGCGATTCGCTGTCGGCGCTGACCTTCTCCAACCTGCTGCAGGACATCTTCGATGTGGAAGTGCCGGTAGGCCAGATCATCAACCCGGCTTACGACCTTCGCCAACTCGCGGAGTACGTGGAATCCGAACGTGATTCGGGCGCTGCCCGGCCCGCCTTCTCCACGGTGCACGGCCGCGGCGCCACGGAGGCCCGAGCGTCCGAACTCACCCTCGACAAGTTCATCGACGCCGCGACCCTGGCCGAAGCCCCGACGCTGCCGCGCGCCACCGGCACAGCGCATACGGTGCTGCTGACCGGTGCCAACGGCTACCTCGGCCGCTTCCTGACGCTGGAATGGCTTGAGCGGCTTGCCGAAAGAGGCGGGAAACTGATCACCATCATCCGCGGCACGGACGCCGAGGCTGCGGGCAAGCGGCTGGAGACCGTTTTCGACAGCGGCGACCCGCAACTGCTATCGAGGTACCGCGCGCTGGCCGCCGACCACCTCGAGGTCGTCGTCGGCGATATCGCTGAGCCGAAACTTGGCCTGGATCAAGCGACTTGGGAGCGCCTGGCGCGCGACGTCGACATGATTGTGCACCCGGCCGCGCTGGTCAACCATGTCTTGCCGTACGACCAGCTGTTCGGCCCCAACGTGGTCGGTACCGCGGAATTGATTCGCCTGGCGATCACCACGCGAATCAAGCCGGTAACCTACATGTCGACGGTCGCGGTGGCCTTTTCGGTCGATCGCGCGAAGTTCGCGGAGGACGGCGATATCCGCACCGTCAGCGCGGTGCGTCCCGTCGATGACAGCTATGCCAACGGCTACGCGAACAGCAAGTGGGGTGGCGAGGTGCTGCTCCGCGAGGCGCATGACCTGTGCGGATTGCCGGCCGCGGTGTTCCGGTCCGACATGATCCTTGCGCACAGTCAGTACGCCGGACAGTTGAATGTCCCGGATGCGTTTACCCGGTTGATCTTCAGCTTGCTGGTGACCGGCATCGCGCCGTCGTCGTTCTACCAAACCGACGCGCAGGGAAACCGGGTGGTGGCGCACTACGACGGTCTGCCCGCCGACTTCGTAGCGGAGTCGGTCACCACGCTGGGCGAGCAGACGGCGACGGCCGGAGAATACCGGTCATTCGACGTGATGAACCCGCATGACGACGGCATCTCGCTGGACGTCTTCGTGGACTGGTTGATCGCGGCCGGCCACGACATCCGGCGCCTCGATGACCACGACGAGTGGTTCGGGCGTTTCGAGACGGCACTGCGCGCACTACCCGACAAGCAGCGTCAGCAGTCGGTACTGCCCCTGCTCGACGTGTACCGCAAGCCGGAGGCGCCGCTGCGCGGCGCGGTGCAGGCAGCCAAAATCGGTGCGGACAAAGACATTCCACACTTGTCACAGCAGCTGATCGAAAAGTACGTGTCGGATCTGCGGCTACTCGGGCTGGTCTAG
- a CDS encoding NADP-dependent oxidoreductase: MTATVARAVQFDRYGDRDVLYIADIDMPVPGEGEVVVEVRAAGINPGEAAIRSGAMHEMFPATFPSGEGSDLAGVVTAIGSGVTEFAIGDEVLGFSFRRSSHATHTAVPVDQLIRKPPQLSWEAAGSLYVVGATAYAAVRAVAPQPGETVAVSAAAGGVGSLVVQLLVLRQARVLGIAGEGNAEWLQSHGVIPIAYGLDFQGLAERLREAAPSGIDAFIDLFGPDYVQLAVDLGVAPQRIDTIISFQKAGEVGAKTEGSTDASTPEVLSEIADLIVSGAVDFDIAATLPLDRVADAFEELERRHTHGKIVLLPNGSC, from the coding sequence ATGACGGCTACAGTGGCGCGCGCGGTACAGTTCGACCGCTACGGAGACCGTGACGTGCTGTACATAGCAGATATCGACATGCCGGTACCCGGCGAGGGTGAGGTGGTGGTCGAGGTTCGAGCCGCCGGAATCAACCCCGGCGAGGCCGCGATCCGTTCGGGAGCGATGCACGAGATGTTCCCCGCCACGTTCCCGTCCGGGGAAGGCAGCGACCTCGCCGGCGTCGTCACGGCCATCGGGTCCGGGGTCACCGAATTCGCGATCGGCGACGAGGTACTGGGGTTCAGCTTCCGGCGATCAAGCCATGCCACCCACACCGCCGTCCCGGTGGACCAATTGATCCGCAAGCCGCCCCAATTAAGTTGGGAGGCAGCGGGTTCCCTCTATGTCGTCGGTGCGACCGCATACGCCGCCGTGCGCGCGGTCGCACCGCAGCCGGGCGAGACCGTCGCCGTGTCGGCGGCCGCCGGCGGTGTCGGCAGTCTCGTCGTCCAGCTGTTGGTCCTTCGCCAGGCGCGCGTGCTGGGTATCGCCGGCGAGGGCAACGCCGAATGGCTGCAGTCACACGGCGTCATCCCAATCGCCTACGGCCTTGATTTTCAAGGGTTGGCCGAGCGGCTGCGCGAGGCGGCGCCGAGCGGAATCGATGCCTTCATCGATCTGTTCGGCCCGGACTACGTCCAGTTGGCCGTCGATCTTGGGGTGGCACCGCAGCGCATCGACACGATCATCTCCTTTCAGAAGGCGGGCGAAGTCGGTGCCAAAACCGAAGGCAGCACCGACGCGTCCACCCCGGAAGTACTGTCCGAGATCGCCGACCTGATCGTCAGCGGCGCTGTCGATTTCGACATCGCCGCTACCCTTCCGCTGGATCGGGTGGCCGATGCCTTCGAGGAACTCGAACGCCGGCACACGCACGGCAAGATCGTGCTGCTGCCTAACGGTTCGTGCTGA